The segment AGGTCCCGAGGACGCCGGCGATGATCACCGAATCAAAGGCCCCCGCCCCGCCGAGCCAGGTGCGCCCGGGAATGCCGCGGACGGTAATCTCGACGTAGTGAGCCACGTCGGCCAAGATGATCCCGAGCGAACCGGCGATGAACGCCGAGCGGCGGGACCGGCCGGCGATATAGGCCACCAGGCCGCCGACGATGGCAAAGAGGTAGGTCGGGTCGATGACCGTGTTCTGCGTCGGTTCGGACGGCAGGAGCCGGGCGGCCACCCAGACGATGGCCGCCGTGATCACCGCCGACAGGACCCCCCTGACCTTCTCTACCGTCGTGTCCGCCCGCCACAGGAGGTAGATCACCAAACCCAGTGGGAAAAGGGCCCCGCCGATGTTGACCAGCAGCTGCGGGGGCGTCCGGATGATGGTGATGTTAAAGAAGCTTGCCGCGATCATCAGGACGATGAAAATGAGCGCCCCCCGGTCGGTCAGATACATCCGGTCGAGCACCCGGTGGGCCAACCCGAAGTAGATGAGGACGGCCACCA is part of the Bacillota bacterium genome and harbors:
- a CDS encoding DUF1614 domain-containing protein; its protein translation is MNLPIGMVILLVVAVLIYFGLAHRVLDRMYLTDRGALIFIVLMIAASFFNITIIRTPPQLLVNIGGALFPLGLVIYLLWRADTTVEKVRGVLSAVITAAIVWVAARLLPSEPTQNTVIDPTYLFAIVGGLVAYIAGRSRRSAFIAGSLGIILADVAHYVEITVRGIPGRTWLGGAGAFDSVIIAGVLGTFLAEIIGETREAIQGGPRDKKRRPIKNVEFTGMLSEAEEDDLADADQRDLTGQGPEFRAGPVGGVESTWPQGLEREPAERGGTDELKDIDDYIDEYAGPEGLDSVYTSGGPGQPARRKVWPEEAWRAREEQDLIRRAEEEGDRRG